Proteins encoded by one window of Mycoplasma capricolum subsp. capricolum ATCC 27343:
- the typA gene encoding translational GTPase TypA, with product MNNQKIINIAVIAHVDAGKSTLVDALLKQSGIFRQNQEVIEQVMDSNDQERERGITIYSKNCSITYKDYKINIVDTPGHADFSSEVERIMKTVDTVILLVDSSEGPMPQTRFVLQKALEIGLNPILFINKIDKKDQRSLEVVEEVIELFLELNATDEQLDFKTLYGIAKNGIAQYSLEEQSNDLTPLFETIINQIGSYPIELSNNDLVMQVSSLAYDSFIGRIGIGRIFEGNIKENQIISIVKNDRTIKQGKITKLMVYQGLNRVQVKQAFAGDIITFAGIEDISIGDTINNLNIIKPLKPIHIEEPTMSMNFLVNTSPFAGRVGKFVTSRNIKERLEKEVEVNVGLRIEPLINSEIEGFKVLGRGELHISVLIEAMRREGFELAISKPEVIFQRNPMTGDLLEPIEKVIINTPTEYSGTIINKLNQRKGIMLDMDSDGIRDKITYSIPLRGLIGFRSEFTNDTHGEGIMVKSSSGYELYKGEIVSRQNGVLVSMANGKSLPYALNNLEDRGILFIGPQVEVYEGMIIGQHSRDNDLYVNPTTAKKLTNTRASGTDDAVKLTPAKKMSLEEALEYISNDELVEITPTDIRLRKRWLTQAEQKQHRNDKY from the coding sequence ATGAATAATCAAAAAATAATAAATATTGCTGTTATTGCTCACGTTGATGCTGGTAAATCTACGCTTGTTGATGCCTTATTAAAGCAAAGTGGGATTTTTAGACAAAATCAAGAAGTAATTGAACAAGTTATGGATTCAAATGATCAAGAAAGAGAAAGAGGAATTACAATTTATTCTAAAAACTGTTCTATTACTTATAAAGATTACAAAATTAATATAGTAGATACTCCAGGTCATGCTGATTTTTCTAGTGAAGTTGAAAGAATTATGAAAACAGTTGACACTGTAATTTTATTAGTTGATTCAAGCGAAGGACCAATGCCTCAAACTAGATTTGTTTTACAAAAAGCTTTAGAAATTGGATTAAACCCAATTTTATTTATTAATAAAATAGATAAAAAAGATCAAAGAAGTTTAGAAGTAGTTGAAGAAGTAATTGAACTATTTTTAGAACTAAATGCAACAGATGAACAACTTGATTTTAAAACTTTATATGGAATTGCAAAAAATGGAATTGCTCAATATAGTTTAGAAGAACAAAGTAATGATTTAACACCTTTATTTGAAACTATTATTAATCAAATTGGGTCTTATCCAATTGAACTATCAAATAATGATTTAGTAATGCAAGTTTCAAGTTTAGCTTATGATAGTTTTATTGGAAGAATTGGAATTGGAAGAATTTTTGAAGGAAATATTAAAGAAAATCAAATCATAAGTATTGTTAAAAATGATAGAACTATTAAGCAAGGAAAAATTACAAAATTAATGGTTTATCAAGGATTAAATAGAGTTCAAGTTAAACAAGCATTTGCTGGAGATATTATTACATTTGCTGGAATTGAAGATATTTCAATTGGAGATACTATTAATAATTTAAATATTATTAAACCATTAAAACCAATTCATATTGAAGAACCAACAATGTCTATGAACTTTTTAGTAAATACTTCACCATTTGCTGGAAGAGTTGGTAAATTTGTTACTTCAAGAAATATTAAAGAACGTTTAGAAAAAGAAGTTGAAGTCAATGTCGGTTTAAGAATTGAACCTTTGATTAATTCTGAAATTGAAGGATTTAAAGTTTTAGGACGTGGAGAATTACATATTTCAGTTTTAATTGAAGCAATGAGAAGAGAAGGTTTTGAATTAGCAATTTCAAAACCAGAAGTAATTTTTCAACGCAATCCAATGACTGGAGATTTATTAGAACCAATTGAAAAAGTAATTATTAATACACCAACTGAATATTCTGGAACTATTATTAACAAATTAAATCAAAGAAAAGGAATTATGTTAGATATGGATTCTGATGGTATTAGAGATAAAATTACTTATTCTATACCATTAAGAGGTTTAATTGGATTTAGATCAGAATTTACAAATGATACTCATGGTGAAGGTATTATGGTTAAAAGTAGTAGTGGGTATGAACTATATAAAGGTGAAATTGTTTCAAGACAAAATGGAGTATTAGTATCAATGGCAAATGGTAAAAGTTTACCTTATGCTTTAAATAATCTTGAAGATCGTGGAATTTTATTTATAGGTCCTCAAGTTGAAGTTTATGAGGGAATGATTATTGGTCAGCATTCAAGAGATAATGATTTATATGTAAATCCAACAACAGCAAAAAAATTAACTAATACTAGAGCTAGTGGGACTGATGATGCTGTTAAATTAACACCAGCTAAAAAAATGAGTCTAGAAGAAGCTTTAGAATATATTTCAAATGATGAGTTAGTTGAAATTACTCCAACAGATATTAGATTAAGAAAACGTTGATTAACTCAAGCAGAACAAAAACAACACAGAAACGATAAATACTAG
- a CDS encoding BspA family leucine-rich repeat surface protein has protein sequence MKKILTILTSFSLIATSSFLVVACKPAGIKNKAGKLKEESETNSKKENKEKNISESKEEMLQSDQSKSKRKTELDITKFDGGSKSNIGNNILAEIEDEEPIIKESFKWWKDAKKDKRPHFFNPKDSSEILILGYKKEKKNKKEYYRLEEIPKHVKKVPKILPPVVTSLEGAFKNNENQIIDGIETWDTSRVKNMYQTFFKASKFNGDISKWNTSGVTDFGYMFYGASAFKRNLKDWNVSNDPFPVAFARDSGFENDKNLWPPFKNKDKQ, from the coding sequence ATGAAAAAAATCCTAACAATATTAACTTCTTTTAGCTTAATAGCTACAAGTAGTTTCTTAGTTGTTGCTTGTAAACCTGCTGGGATAAAAAATAAAGCAGGAAAATTAAAAGAAGAATCTGAAACCAATTCTAAAAAAGAAAACAAAGAAAAGAACATTTCTGAGTCTAAAGAAGAAATGCTACAAAGTGATCAATCAAAAAGCAAAAGAAAAACAGAACTTGATATAACAAAATTTGACGGTGGTTCAAAATCAAATATTGGTAACAACATTTTAGCTGAAATAGAAGATGAAGAACCAATTATTAAAGAATCTTTTAAATGGTGAAAAGATGCTAAAAAAGATAAAAGACCTCATTTTTTTAATCCAAAAGACTCTAGCGAAATTTTAATATTAGGATACAAAAAAGAAAAGAAAAATAAAAAGGAATACTATAGATTAGAAGAAATTCCTAAGCATGTAAAGAAGGTTCCAAAAATTTTACCACCAGTAGTAACAAGTTTAGAAGGCGCTTTTAAGAACAATGAAAATCAAATCATAGATGGTATAGAAACTTGAGATACTTCAAGAGTTAAAAATATGTATCAAACCTTTTTTAAAGCTAGCAAGTTTAATGGTGACATTAGTAAATGAAATACTAGTGGTGTAACTGATTTTGGTTATATGTTTTATGGTGCGTCTGCGTTTAAAAGAAATTTAAAGGATTGAAATGTTTCAAACGATCCATTTCCTGTAGCATTTGCTAGAGATTCTGGTTTTGAAAATGATAAAAATTTATGACCACCATTTAAAAATAAAGATAAGCAGTAG
- a CDS encoding BspA family leucine-rich repeat surface protein has protein sequence MKKVLIALGSVSLIVTTSSILVACSDIKNKNVKGNLNNSNFNNKENRKVKNQIKDQNQENFKDKKVGRENIDNLSANNETPNLKKIKKDIENNIFSRIEDERNFILKNYNWLTMNKKGEVDHFINPDDSSEILVLGYEKEKDGYKLKQIPKHIKKVPPFLPKFITNLEKSFQFNQNEKIIGIEKWDTKKVKNMFQMFFGAENFNYDISNWDTSNVENMNYMFSGAKNFKQDLSKWKVEKTPFQINFAKDSGFENDKNLWPPFKQK, from the coding sequence ATGAAAAAAGTCTTAATTGCATTAGGCTCAGTTAGCTTAATAGTTACAACAAGCAGTATTTTAGTTGCTTGTAGTGATATTAAGAATAAAAATGTAAAAGGTAATTTAAATAATTCAAATTTTAATAATAAAGAAAACAGAAAAGTTAAAAATCAAATTAAAGATCAAAATCAGGAAAATTTCAAAGATAAAAAAGTAGGAAGAGAAAATATAGATAATTTATCTGCAAACAATGAAACTCCTAATTTAAAAAAAATAAAAAAAGACATTGAAAATAACATTTTTTCTAGAATTGAAGATGAGAGAAATTTTATTTTAAAAAATTATAATTGATTAACAATGAATAAAAAAGGCGAGGTAGATCATTTTATTAATCCAGATGATTCTAGTGAAATTTTAGTTTTAGGATATGAAAAAGAAAAAGATGGATATAAATTAAAACAAATTCCAAAACACATAAAAAAAGTACCGCCATTTTTACCAAAATTTATTACAAATTTAGAAAAATCTTTTCAATTTAACCAAAATGAAAAAATTATAGGTATTGAGAAGTGGGATACCAAAAAGGTAAAAAATATGTTTCAAATGTTTTTTGGGGCTGAAAATTTTAATTATGATATTTCTAATTGAGATACATCAAATGTTGAAAATATGAATTATATGTTTTCAGGTGCTAAAAATTTTAAACAAGATTTAAGTAAGTGAAAAGTAGAAAAAACACCTTTTCAAATTAATTTTGCAAAAGATTCTGGTTTTGAAAATGATAAAAATCTATGACCACCATTTAAACAAAAATAA
- the eno gene encoding phosphopyruvate hydratase → MSRIERIFAREILDSRGTPTVEVEVWTEFGGYGCAKAPSGASTGVNEALELRDGDKARYNGKGVLKAVKNVNEIIAPELIGIDALDQLTVDRKMLDLDGTEFKTKLGANGILAVSLAVAKAAASELDIPLYKYLGGVQAKKLPVPMLNVINGGEHADSAIDFQEFMIMPVGAKSFSEALRWSSETFQALKSLLKSKKDITAVGDEGGFAPNFEWAYEKHDLESFKKKTPAEIALDLLVDAIKKAGYKPGKDGIMIAMDCASSELYLEDKKYHFKKIEKVTNQEWSLTSDEMISYLEKLVNNYPIISIEDGLAETDWEGFTKLTQKIGDKVQIVGDDLFTTNPKFIKQGINKKAANSTLIKLNQIGTLSETVEAITMTQKAGWTAVVSHRSGETEDTTIADLAVAFNTGQIKTGSMSRSDRIAKYNRLLQIESELGQNAIYDGLEAFYNLNK, encoded by the coding sequence ATGTCAAGAATAGAAAGAATTTTCGCTCGTGAAATTCTAGATTCAAGAGGAACACCAACAGTTGAAGTTGAGGTTTGAACTGAATTTGGTGGATATGGTTGTGCTAAAGCTCCTTCTGGTGCTTCAACTGGAGTTAATGAAGCTTTAGAATTAAGAGATGGAGATAAAGCTCGTTATAATGGTAAAGGTGTATTAAAAGCAGTTAAAAATGTTAATGAAATAATTGCTCCTGAATTAATTGGAATTGATGCTTTAGATCAATTAACAGTAGATAGAAAAATGTTAGATTTAGATGGAACAGAATTTAAAACTAAATTAGGAGCTAATGGAATTTTGGCTGTTTCTTTAGCTGTTGCAAAGGCTGCTGCTAGTGAATTAGATATACCATTATATAAATATTTAGGTGGAGTTCAAGCAAAAAAACTACCAGTTCCTATGCTAAATGTTATTAATGGTGGAGAACATGCTGATTCAGCTATTGATTTTCAAGAATTTATGATTATGCCAGTTGGAGCAAAATCATTTAGTGAAGCCTTAAGATGATCTTCTGAAACTTTTCAAGCTTTAAAATCATTATTAAAATCTAAAAAAGATATTACTGCTGTTGGAGATGAAGGAGGATTTGCCCCTAATTTTGAATGAGCATATGAAAAACATGATTTAGAATCATTTAAGAAAAAAACTCCAGCTGAAATTGCTTTAGATTTACTAGTTGATGCTATTAAAAAAGCAGGATATAAACCAGGAAAAGATGGAATTATGATCGCAATGGATTGTGCTTCATCTGAATTATATTTAGAAGATAAAAAATATCATTTCAAAAAGATTGAAAAAGTAACTAATCAAGAATGATCATTAACTTCAGATGAAATGATTTCATATTTAGAAAAACTTGTTAATAATTATCCAATTATTTCAATTGAAGATGGATTAGCTGAAACTGACTGAGAAGGATTTACTAAATTAACTCAAAAAATTGGTGATAAAGTTCAAATTGTTGGAGATGATTTGTTTACAACTAATCCTAAATTTATTAAACAAGGTATTAATAAAAAAGCTGCAAACTCAACTTTGATTAAACTAAACCAAATTGGTACACTAAGTGAAACTGTTGAAGCAATTACTATGACTCAAAAAGCAGGATGAACTGCAGTTGTATCACATAGATCTGGAGAAACTGAAGATACAACTATTGCTGATTTAGCTGTTGCATTTAACACAGGACAAATTAAAACTGGTTCAATGTCAAGAAGTGATAGAATTGCTAAATACAATAGATTATTGCAAATTGAATCTGAACTTGGACAAAATGCCATTTATGATGGATTAGAAGCATTTTATAATTTAAATAAATAA